A stretch of Verrucomicrobiota bacterium DNA encodes these proteins:
- a CDS encoding entericidin A/B family lipoprotein: MKHLFSLALVAIAAFSLSACHTVSGVGQDVSAAGRDVTKAANKVEQKINN; encoded by the coding sequence ATGAAACACCTATTCTCATTAGCCCTCGTTGCCATCGCCGCCTTTTCGCTCTCCGCTTGCCATACCGTCAGTGGTGTTGGTCAGGATGTCAGCGCTGCAGGTCGCGACGTGACCAAGGCCGCCAACAAGGTCGAGCAGAAGATCAATAACTGA
- a CDS encoding deoxyhypusine synthase family protein: MSTSGPISNFIEHHYRHFNAAALKDAAHSYTAHLDKGGSMFMTIAGAMSTAELGLSLAEMIRQDKVHAICCTGANLEEDVFNLVAHDFYERVPNYRDLTGADEVALLERHMNRVTDTCIPEMEAMRRIESAVLQEWEAADKKGERLFPHEFMYRILLSGKLEYQIDPKNSWLMEAAKKNLPMFVPGWEDSTLGNMFAGHVISGDVKNVHTVRTGIEYMIALADWYTKNSKPLTASAGTGRHAGSPDGSIGFFQIGGGIAGDFPICVVPMLHQDLQRPEIPLWGYFCQISDSTTSYGSYSGAVPNEKITWGKLGINTPKHIIESDASIVAPLVFALILGW, translated from the coding sequence ATGTCCACTTCCGGCCCCATCTCCAACTTCATCGAGCATCACTACCGTCACTTCAATGCCGCCGCACTGAAGGATGCGGCCCACAGCTACACCGCCCACCTCGACAAGGGTGGTTCCATGTTCATGACGATCGCCGGAGCAATGAGCACTGCGGAGCTGGGACTCTCACTTGCGGAGATGATCCGCCAGGACAAGGTCCACGCCATCTGCTGCACGGGGGCGAATCTGGAGGAAGATGTGTTTAATCTCGTCGCCCACGATTTCTACGAGCGCGTGCCGAACTACCGTGATCTTACAGGCGCTGACGAGGTGGCCCTTCTGGAGCGTCACATGAACCGCGTCACCGACACCTGCATCCCCGAGATGGAGGCAATGCGCCGGATCGAATCGGCCGTCCTTCAGGAGTGGGAAGCCGCTGACAAGAAGGGTGAGCGCCTCTTCCCACACGAGTTCATGTACCGCATCCTACTGAGCGGGAAGCTCGAGTATCAGATCGACCCGAAAAATAGCTGGCTGATGGAGGCCGCCAAGAAAAACCTCCCGATGTTCGTCCCGGGCTGGGAGGACTCCACGCTAGGCAATATGTTTGCCGGACACGTCATCAGCGGCGATGTGAAGAATGTCCATACCGTCCGCACAGGCATCGAGTACATGATTGCGCTCGCTGACTGGTACACGAAGAACTCGAAGCCACTCACGGCAAGTGCGGGAACTGGCCGGCATGCCGGCTCCCCGGACGGCTCCATCGGATTTTTCCAGATCGGTGGCGGCATCGCCGGTGATTTCCCGATTTGCGTGGTCCCGATGCTCCATCAGGATCTCCAGCGTCCCGAGATTCCGCTCTGGGGCTATTTCTGCCAGATCAGCGATTCCACCACAAGCTACGGCAGCTACTCCGGCGCCGTCCCGAATGAGAAGATCACTTGGGGCAAGCTCGGCATCAATACACCCAAGCACATCATCGAGTCGGACGCCTCGATCGTCGCACCTCTGGTTTTCGCATTGATTCTAGGCTGGTAA
- a CDS encoding type II toxin-antitoxin system HipA family toxin, translated as MKLSVHVLGREVGTLEPVGSFKSVMTYHPEVDPADFVSLTMPVRTESYGWDAPLHPIFQMNLPEGYLLKVLQEKFGPHIGSEPTALLSVVGRHMIGRIQVSAPGADLATPPQPFEVAEVLEGDNSEEAFAELVRQHATSGVSGVIPKFLDGTDTTFGIEAFNKTTLFTGKHIIKGSSRNLPYAALNEHLCMQVAAKVLPATKTEISMDGKALIAHRFDVDEEGRPHLGMEDFCCLLGLSPEKKYDTTWERIAKGVRNHVPGPTQREAFRQLSLMLLLTYALRNADCHAKNLALIYSSKTDARVSPAYDLLTTVVYPGYQNQPPGIAFMGKKTWAPGKNLQTFIAREFGIPLREQSLMIESICEAITDTAPKVREAISEHPDFRDLGKHMLLAWEEGIQTLRDRRHYSLPQPETENLLGGISDPPKLANPKTIVGQSEGLGTRRSRSKK; from the coding sequence ATGAAACTTTCTGTCCACGTTCTCGGTCGCGAGGTTGGCACCCTGGAGCCAGTCGGTTCCTTCAAATCTGTGATGACCTACCACCCGGAGGTCGATCCGGCAGACTTTGTTTCTCTCACCATGCCAGTGAGAACAGAATCCTACGGCTGGGATGCTCCCCTCCATCCAATTTTTCAGATGAACCTTCCGGAAGGTTACCTACTCAAGGTCCTTCAGGAAAAATTCGGACCCCATATTGGATCTGAACCTACAGCTCTTCTCTCCGTGGTGGGACGTCACATGATCGGACGCATCCAAGTTTCCGCTCCAGGGGCAGATCTAGCAACACCCCCACAACCATTTGAAGTCGCTGAAGTCCTTGAAGGTGATAACTCCGAAGAAGCCTTTGCGGAACTTGTACGCCAGCACGCCACGAGCGGTGTCTCAGGAGTCATCCCAAAATTCCTTGATGGCACCGATACCACCTTCGGCATCGAGGCTTTTAACAAAACCACCCTCTTCACTGGAAAACATATCATCAAGGGTTCCTCGCGTAATCTCCCCTATGCAGCCCTCAATGAACACCTCTGCATGCAGGTGGCCGCTAAAGTCCTCCCTGCTACCAAAACCGAGATCTCCATGGATGGCAAAGCTCTCATCGCACACCGCTTTGATGTCGATGAGGAAGGGCGCCCCCATCTGGGTATGGAGGACTTCTGTTGCCTTCTGGGACTTTCACCGGAAAAGAAATACGATACCACATGGGAACGCATCGCGAAGGGGGTCCGCAACCATGTTCCCGGTCCAACTCAGCGAGAGGCCTTCCGTCAGCTCAGCCTCATGCTTCTGCTGACCTATGCCCTCCGTAATGCCGACTGCCATGCCAAGAATCTGGCGCTGATCTACTCCAGCAAAACAGATGCCCGCGTTTCACCGGCCTACGATCTCCTAACTACCGTGGTCTACCCTGGCTACCAGAACCAGCCACCCGGCATTGCCTTCATGGGCAAGAAAACCTGGGCTCCAGGAAAGAATCTACAAACCTTCATTGCTCGGGAATTCGGCATCCCCCTCCGTGAACAATCTCTCATGATCGAATCAATCTGCGAGGCGATCACCGACACAGCTCCAAAAGTCCGTGAAGCGATCAGCGAACATCCGGATTTTCGAGATCTTGGGAAACACATGCTTCTGGCATGGGAGGAAGGCATCCAGACACTTCGTGACAGACGTCACTACTCCTTACCCCAACCGGAAACTGAAAACCTTCTTGGAGGAATTTCTGATCCTCCGAAATTGGCTAATCCTAAAACCATTGTTGGCCAATCAGAGGGGCTAGGAACCCGTCGCTCGAGATCCAAAAAATAA
- a CDS encoding type II toxin-antitoxin system HipA family toxin, which produces MEKKLQVHWWDGSVVGHLVHRGAVYFVYDEDWLRRGLNLSPISLPFTDLAFNGSKGVDGLPGLIADCLPDAWGRKVARAEFAARIWGEPSIMSLLAWRGRRGLGALGFEPATETGDSKLEQVSAKALAKGAAEIDRGSPSEVLPQLVRGGTAGGALPKSIVLSYPDGTLRVGEPDGEGTPSLLKFDATEDGVHARCEHVFAQMARGAGIDAVETRLLEESVDSSRRHLLVKRFDIPDQTSPSPKTLRRHFHTVSGLLHKEPTDLDYRDLFRLALRLHSASSQLREIARRMIFNVMASNMDDHAKNHAFQLDEEFGLWSLTPAYDMTFSPGLLSRGMTVSDETWPLSTTMEALCLDAGLSREEYREIFEAVESSLQKWPELAKEHEIPEVKVREISERFSRIREKVLQTG; this is translated from the coding sequence ATGGAGAAGAAGCTTCAAGTCCATTGGTGGGATGGATCCGTCGTGGGGCATCTGGTCCATCGGGGAGCCGTTTATTTCGTTTATGATGAAGACTGGCTGCGGCGCGGTCTGAATCTCTCGCCTATCAGCCTGCCATTCACCGATCTGGCATTTAATGGAAGCAAGGGGGTCGACGGACTTCCCGGCCTTATCGCGGACTGCTTGCCTGATGCCTGGGGGCGGAAAGTGGCTCGTGCCGAATTCGCGGCCCGAATATGGGGGGAACCAAGTATCATGTCGCTTCTCGCTTGGAGGGGGAGGCGGGGGCTCGGAGCACTTGGATTCGAACCGGCAACGGAAACGGGCGATTCCAAACTGGAACAGGTCAGTGCGAAAGCTTTGGCCAAGGGAGCCGCTGAAATTGACCGAGGAAGCCCCTCGGAGGTTTTACCCCAGTTGGTCCGAGGAGGAACAGCGGGAGGAGCTCTGCCAAAGTCCATCGTTCTCTCTTACCCAGATGGGACTCTCCGAGTGGGAGAACCTGATGGGGAGGGAACACCAAGCCTGCTGAAGTTTGATGCAACCGAAGATGGTGTTCATGCCCGCTGCGAGCATGTCTTTGCCCAGATGGCCCGAGGAGCTGGCATTGATGCGGTGGAGACGAGGCTCCTGGAAGAGTCGGTGGATTCTTCTAGAAGGCATCTCCTGGTGAAGCGCTTTGATATTCCCGATCAGACAAGTCCTTCGCCTAAGACATTGAGGAGGCATTTTCATACGGTCAGTGGTTTGCTCCACAAGGAACCAACCGACCTCGACTATCGGGACCTATTCCGTCTAGCCCTGCGACTTCATTCAGCTTCTTCGCAGCTCCGCGAAATCGCGCGGAGGATGATCTTCAATGTGATGGCATCTAATATGGATGATCATGCCAAGAACCATGCCTTTCAATTGGACGAAGAATTTGGGCTCTGGAGCCTCACTCCTGCCTATGACATGACATTCTCTCCCGGGCTTCTTTCCCGAGGAATGACAGTGTCGGATGAAACATGGCCGTTATCAACGACCATGGAGGCGCTCTGTCTCGACGCCGGCCTGAGTCGTGAGGAATACCGCGAGATCTTCGAGGCTGTGGAGTCTTCGCTCCAAAAGTGGCCGGAGTTGGCGAAGGAGCATGAAATACCCGAGGTCAAGGTCCGTGAGATCAGCGAGCGGTTCTCCAGAATCCGGGAGAAAGTACTACAAACTGGTTAG
- a CDS encoding tyrosine-type recombinase/integrase, with product MKKRYRLIRRGTRGGTYYCVASQTGSRTSLGKISADEAEQIVQHKNTALRQPMLNLQIARAYLAGSDSGVTTRTWGIALQTHLEMKTGANLKRWTTFSKDKAIKPLLPKILIETHAEELLNCVKNGTVSTNIFLRRLHNFCIDMGWIAWPIMPKRQWPVIRFKEKRGITLEEHTRIVEREHNPERKAFYKMAWHLGASQSDLASLKAEDVDWDNQVITFFRMKTKWRSVEPTQIRFGKEVEAILKDRPITGLLFPYLFTVRAGDRATEFKQRCDGLGTKGISLHSYRYAWAERAQVAGYPERFAQKALGHNSKAVHRAYARRAQVTLPPLEEYEAKIIPFNSPKNESASG from the coding sequence ATGAAAAAACGCTACCGACTCATCCGCCGTGGAACCCGCGGAGGAACCTACTACTGCGTCGCCTCGCAGACCGGCTCAAGAACCAGCTTGGGCAAGATCTCAGCCGATGAGGCAGAGCAGATCGTTCAACACAAGAACACGGCCCTGCGACAGCCGATGCTCAACCTGCAGATTGCCAGGGCTTATCTGGCAGGCAGCGATTCCGGTGTTACAACCCGCACATGGGGAATTGCCCTTCAGACCCACCTCGAAATGAAGACAGGTGCCAACCTCAAACGCTGGACCACCTTTTCCAAGGACAAGGCGATCAAGCCTCTGCTGCCCAAGATCCTCATCGAGACTCATGCCGAGGAGCTTCTCAACTGCGTTAAAAACGGAACGGTTTCCACCAACATCTTCCTGCGGCGACTTCACAACTTCTGCATCGATATGGGATGGATCGCTTGGCCGATCATGCCGAAACGCCAATGGCCGGTTATCCGCTTCAAGGAAAAGCGCGGCATCACCCTTGAGGAACACACCCGTATCGTCGAGCGGGAGCACAATCCCGAACGCAAAGCCTTTTACAAAATGGCCTGGCATCTCGGGGCATCCCAGTCAGACCTGGCCAGCCTGAAGGCCGAAGATGTCGACTGGGATAACCAAGTCATCACCTTCTTCCGCATGAAGACCAAGTGGCGGAGCGTAGAGCCCACTCAGATCCGATTCGGCAAAGAGGTCGAGGCCATCCTCAAGGACCGCCCGATAACGGGACTCCTCTTCCCCTACCTTTTCACCGTGAGGGCAGGTGACAGGGCAACCGAGTTCAAGCAGCGTTGCGACGGGCTTGGAACCAAAGGGATATCCCTACACTCCTACCGCTACGCCTGGGCGGAACGCGCTCAGGTTGCCGGTTACCCTGAGCGCTTCGCCCAGAAGGCACTCGGCCATAACAGCAAGGCTGTCCACCGTGCCTATGCACGCAGGGCGCAGGTAACACTACCCCCTTTGGAGGAATACGAGGCGAAGATCATCCCCTTCAACTCACCCAAAAACGAATCTGCCTCCGGATAA
- a CDS encoding helix-turn-helix transcriptional regulator codes for MISILGEREAMKELGRRLRLHRLKQNLPQQHVADLVGISMPTYRKIEAGVGSVEFRHVARALGVLGFSEALHNLIPEPETTLKLKDLLAPERLKASPRTSK; via the coding sequence ATGATTTCCATCCTTGGAGAACGAGAGGCAATGAAAGAACTGGGCAGGAGGCTCAGGCTCCATCGCCTAAAGCAAAATCTCCCCCAGCAACATGTTGCTGATCTGGTGGGGATCAGTATGCCTACTTACCGCAAAATTGAGGCTGGGGTGGGGAGTGTGGAATTCCGACATGTCGCGAGGGCCCTTGGGGTCCTAGGATTCAGCGAGGCTCTGCACAACCTGATTCCGGAACCTGAAACTACTCTTAAGCTGAAGGATCTTCTCGCGCCGGAACGATTGAAGGCATCCCCAAGAACTTCCAAATAA
- a CDS encoding helix-turn-helix domain-containing protein: protein MKTTAEFGQLLASRRKELSLKQKELAASAGVPSASLSRLENGHLPEFGLRKLISLLTVLGLELDVRPTGSAGNLDELRKELGGS from the coding sequence ATGAAGACTACAGCAGAGTTCGGCCAACTTCTTGCAAGCCGCAGGAAAGAGCTAAGCCTCAAACAAAAGGAACTCGCCGCGTCCGCAGGGGTCCCCAGTGCTTCCCTCTCCCGGCTGGAGAACGGACACCTACCCGAATTTGGCCTCCGGAAGCTCATCTCATTACTGACAGTCCTAGGTCTCGAACTCGATGTCCGTCCAACCGGCTCGGCAGGTAATCTGGATGAACTCCGCAAAGAGCTAGGAGGCTCATGA
- a CDS encoding IMP dehydrogenase, with translation MAATRTPDEIFYRGTDSFFNAHADIGLTFDDVTLATLYSDILPSQTQLDSRLTEALHLNIPVVSADMDTVTESRLAIAMALNGGLGLIHYNMPEKDQLWHVSRVKYHVQGLIQDPIKVSPDQSIGDVLQLIEEKNFGFSTFPVVDESDRLVGLLSGHVVKPRYASKKVSEALTPRSQVRTLSRKELGKDPIAVADKFFTEHVGIHKLLVVDDEDRLHGLITMSDVEKITQERKAQFKPARDSQFRLICGAAVSATRNAFGELDRERILNHVGALIERGVDVVAVSTAHGHSKGVGDTVKVLRDAFPKLPIIAGNVTSASGVEYLADCGANIIKIGQGPGSICTTRIVAGVGIPQMTALYVCSKAAEKKKVSILADGGITKSGDIVKALTMAQGVICGGMFAGCNEAPGEVVEIGGKPYKQYRGMGSLSAMNAGSAARYGHDKKDTTRKVAAEGVEALKEACGPVDRVLASLIGGIQSGMGYLGAANLEQLREKARYIRVSPAGQREASPHDVVELKTRN, from the coding sequence ATGGCAGCGACACGCACTCCTGACGAGATTTTCTACCGGGGGACTGACTCCTTTTTTAACGCCCATGCAGATATCGGGCTGACTTTTGATGACGTCACGCTGGCGACACTTTATTCGGATATTCTGCCGAGCCAGACTCAGCTTGATTCCCGGCTGACCGAGGCCCTGCATCTGAATATCCCTGTCGTCTCAGCCGACATGGACACAGTCACCGAATCACGCCTCGCGATCGCCATGGCACTGAACGGGGGTCTCGGACTCATTCATTACAATATGCCCGAGAAGGACCAGCTCTGGCATGTCAGCCGTGTGAAATACCATGTGCAGGGACTGATCCAGGACCCTATCAAGGTATCGCCCGATCAATCCATCGGGGACGTCCTCCAGCTCATCGAAGAGAAGAACTTCGGCTTCAGCACGTTTCCTGTTGTCGATGAGAGCGACAGACTCGTCGGACTGCTCTCCGGTCATGTGGTCAAGCCACGCTATGCTTCTAAAAAGGTCTCCGAGGCGCTAACACCGCGCAGTCAGGTCCGCACACTCTCTCGGAAGGAACTCGGGAAGGATCCGATAGCCGTAGCTGACAAGTTCTTCACCGAGCATGTAGGGATCCACAAACTGCTGGTCGTGGATGATGAGGATCGTCTCCACGGCCTGATCACCATGAGCGATGTCGAGAAAATCACCCAGGAACGCAAGGCTCAGTTCAAGCCCGCCCGCGACTCCCAGTTCCGCCTGATCTGTGGTGCGGCCGTCTCCGCAACGCGCAATGCTTTTGGGGAGCTTGATAGGGAGCGAATCCTGAATCATGTCGGGGCGCTCATCGAACGAGGCGTCGATGTTGTCGCTGTCTCCACGGCCCACGGCCATAGCAAGGGGGTGGGAGACACCGTCAAGGTGCTGCGCGATGCGTTCCCCAAACTGCCGATCATCGCTGGGAATGTCACCAGTGCATCTGGCGTCGAGTATCTGGCCGACTGCGGCGCGAATATCATAAAGATAGGGCAGGGGCCCGGATCCATCTGCACCACTCGCATCGTGGCAGGAGTCGGTATTCCACAGATGACAGCCCTCTATGTCTGCTCGAAGGCCGCAGAAAAAAAGAAGGTATCCATTCTGGCCGACGGCGGCATCACCAAATCCGGCGACATCGTGAAGGCGCTAACCATGGCGCAAGGGGTCATCTGCGGTGGTATGTTCGCAGGCTGCAACGAGGCTCCGGGTGAAGTCGTCGAAATTGGAGGGAAACCCTACAAGCAGTACCGCGGCATGGGGAGTCTCTCAGCGATGAATGCTGGCAGTGCCGCCCGGTATGGTCATGACAAGAAGGACACCACCCGCAAGGTGGCTGCCGAAGGGGTCGAGGCACTCAAGGAGGCCTGTGGGCCCGTGGACCGAGTGCTCGCGAGTCTCATTGGCGGTATCCAGAGTGGCATGGGATATCTCGGTGCCGCCAATCTGGAGCAACTCCGCGAGAAAGCCCGCTACATTCGCGTCAGCCCGGCCGGCCAGCGAGAGGCCTCCCCCCATGACGTGGTGGAGTTGAAGACCCGGAACTAA